The region AGAAAGCCGGTGAGAAGTCCCAGGCAGATTAGCGCGACGCCCGCCATCGTCAGGTAACGTTGCCAAGCAGGCGCTAAGGCTCCCGTGTCCGACACGAAAAGCTTACGCGTCGAGGTCGAACTCGACACGAGTTGCGCTACCTCGTGCAGGCCGCCCGCCAGTACGGGAAGGATGTAGCCGCCGGTGGGATTCCCGACGATCTTCGACCAGGCGACCGGAGCAATCACGGCGATCAAGGCCAGCAGGATCGCCTGCCGCCTCCGCATAGCGGACGCGCCCTGTCTCAGGCTTTCCATCACCGCCGTGGCGCACAGAAGGGCCGTGCAAAAATAGGAGGTGAGATGATGAGTAGCCGCAAGCGCCACGATCAGGACCATGGCGGCGACGACCGTCGGCCAGGCTGCCGCGTCGCTTCGCTCCATGCGTCGGCTTTCCGAAGCCAACAGCACCGCCGCAAGCATGGGGATCGCCAGGCTTTCATAGGAATAGTGGACGTCGAACAGCAAAAACGTGGACGAGCCCATATAGATCAGGCAGGCGATGGAGGCGATCCGTGCCGAGCCCGTGATCTTCTCAAAGAGCAGGAATAGCGTGAGCATCAGCATCATCCGTGCCGCCGCCAACACAATGAGGCCTGCCGCGAAAACGGACAGTCCGGAGAGGCTGACCAAAGCGGACGTTATGAGCTCCAGCCCGGGATAGAGCGGGCTGACCGGCAAAAGCGGATTGGGCAGGAACAGTCGTCCCGCCTCCAGAATGTCGTTCACCGTCGCCCAATGCAGGAACTCGTCATGGTCTATGAAGGCGACGGGCGCGCGGATGAGACGTACCACGAAGAGGGCTGAGGTGACGATCACTATGAGCGCCAAGCGCTCCAGGCGGCTGGCTCCCGGATGGATGATTCGCGCCGCCGCGGGGAGAAAGATCGCGGCGATGGCGCAATAGAACGTTGGAACCGCCCAGCCCTCTCCCAGCCGACTGGCATTTGCAGCAAGAGCGGCCACAACAAGGGCGCAGCCGCATAGGAAGGCAAAGACCGGCGACATCCCCAGCGATGAAGGATCGGCAACGTCCCCGACCGCGCTGTCCTGCCTGCGCAGGCCCAGAAATGCGGCGATCCACAGACCGACGCGTGGAATGGAAACCCTTCCTGGATAACCATGACGATAAGCTCCGTCCTGGTAGGCCTTCTGCCGGCCTGGAGAAGCCCGCCCCTTAACAACGGTCATGGTGCTTCAAATCTCCAAGCAGTGCAGGACCGGTTCGCAGTTCAGGCTGCGGATGCGAAAGGACGCGTTTGTACACCACCAGCAGCCGGTCCGTGCAATCGTTCCAGTCCGGCAACCTCGTCTCGATTGAGATCGGCCCCGCGTCCATGGCCGCCAGCATTTCACGCGCGATGAAGTCTGGCAAAGCGTTGAGCGGAACGGATCGCACGAGGCCCTCCTCAGCCAGCTCCCGAAAGCCGGATGTGTCGGCGGTCAGTACGGGAGCCTTGACCGAAAGCGCCTCCATAACCGCCACGGGATGAGCTTCATAATCGCTGAGGAGTACGACGAGAGCGGCCGAAGACAAAAGATCGGCCATTGCAGACCGGTCGGCAGGCGGAATTGCCCCGATCTCGACACGGTTGCCAAGCCCGAGCTCGGCCACCTGCTGACGCAGCTTCGCCTCATAGGGTCCTTCTCCCAGGATCCGAAGGCGCATATCAGGGAATTTCTGTGCCAGGACATGAAATGCAGCAAGCGCCCGATGATGACCTTTATAGCGCTCCAGCCTGCCGAGCGAGACAATCAGCGGCCTGTCGTGAGGCGAAGCCGGTCGCCGCCCGGATGTTTCCGGCAGGCGCGCGCCATTGGGGATAACGATGAACCGATCTCTCGCGATTGCCATACTCCGGCTGAAGAGATCCGCTTCGAATCGCGACACGCCAATGAGTTGCGCTGCCCTGGCAGCCAGAGGCGCAAGCATTCTATGTTGGAGGCGCCGGATCGAGGTCCGAAATGGCGACGAATGGCCACCGCTGTGAAAGGTGACCACGAAAGGAAGGCCTTTGCGCGATGCGGCGGCCATTCCCAGCGGTGCCAGGAAGGTGTGGTAGCCCTGAACATGCATCAGGTCCCAATCCCCTTCGGCAACCGCCCTGAACACGCCGGGAGCGAAGCACCAATCCCGCCCACGGGGAAACGTCTTCAGCCTGACAATCTGCACGCCGTCTCGGGTTTCCGCTGCCGGAAGAAGGCCGTCGGGATTGCCCGTCAATACCGTCACCGCATGCCCCTTGCGCACGAGCCGGCTTGCGACCTCGCTGACATGGGTTTCCGTTCCTCCGGCAAAAGGCAGGTATCTCGCGCTGAGCATCAAAATGCGCATCATGCGGCCTCGCCAATTGAATCCAGACCTCAGGAAATGCCCTGCTCGAGGACTTGGACGCCCGTCGGCGTACTGACGCGTTCTCGGAAGATCGTCTTCAGCACGCGCCAGCCGTCCGGAAGCGCACGCAGATTGCTGACGCCGTAGATACGCTCCGATTCAAAGCTCGCGACCTCCATGATTTTGAGGTTGTTCTTGAGAGCCCGCAAATTGATCAGCGTCTCAATTTCGAAGCCGTCGCAATCGGCGCGCAGCAAGGGAACATGCCGTCTCCAAAAGCCCATGTAGCCGTAGCAAAGATCGCTAAAAGAGCTGCCATAGAGCATCCGGACCAGGAGGGTCAGGCCCAGATTGCCGAAACGGCGGATGACGGTCATGTCGCTGGTGCCGCCACCCTGCATAAAGCGCGAACCCTTGACGAAATCCGCACCTGCAACAAGAGCCGCGACGAACAGGATGATTTCGTAGGGATCCATCGACCCGTCAGCATCAAGCATCACGATCATATCACCAGATGCGGCTTCGAAGCCCGTCCGCAATGCGATGCCTTTGCCCTTCTTAGGCTGAAGTACGATCTTGACATCATCGCGCATGCTTCGCGCTATGTCCGGCGTTCCGTCCGTCGATCGCCCATCGACGATGATGATTTCATGCACCCATGTCGGGATGCGGGGCAAAAGCAGCTTAATGTTTTCCGCTTCGTTCAAGGTTGGAATGACGAGTGAGGTCCTTGGCAAATTGAACATCGGACCTTGGACCGGCATCGAGGAATGCGAGGATTCTAAAGCTTCGATTATAGACATAAGCTCTCCTTGGCGTTTTGGACCGCGTGACAAATCGCAAATCGACGATGCCCCTGAGCTCTTTGGCCGAGAGGAGGACTAAACTCTCCCAGTCGGGAAGAGTATGTGGTTATGCCTCAATGTACTTTGATCAGATCGCCAGGCTGTAAGACCGTTTCTTCGGTCGCAGGTTCGACGATGACACCATTCGGTCCAGGCCGAACGATTTCGAATTCAACATCGGCAGTATCATTCGACGACACCATGGACCGGAAAATTTCAAGATCGCTCTCGGTCGTCTTCAACGCCGTGGATAGGCCTCTTTCGGCATCCGCAGCCGACTTTTCGATCTCGATCTTGCGTTCGATACGATCGCGCTCAACGTCTTGTTTTGCTGCCGCCAGCCGTTGCTTTGCGCTCTCGACATCGATGACGGCTTGCTGCTTTCGATCTTCCGACTCGGTCAGTTCGCTTTGTGCCCGGGTCAACTCAATGCTGGTGACAAGTTTGTTTTTGGCCAAATTCTCGATACTTGCCAGCCGATCCTGACGAACCCGAATGGTTGCATCATAATTGCCGACGCGTGCCTGACGCAGATCGAGATCGGCCTGAGCATTGGCAACAGATTTTGCGTAAGCACTGCTCTGCGCATCCTTGCTCGTCGTTACCAATTGGCGCTGCCATGCTTCATCATCCAGCAGCCGTTGAGCATCGGGATCGGGACCAAGAACAGGTGTGCCAATGCTGGCAATTTGTACGGAATCGCGTTTCGCCCTGAGCACTTCGGTTCGCGACGCAAGCCGCTTCAGATCGGCCAGCCCAGCCTTCAACCGCTCGATCTGGCGTGATATTTCCACACTCTGCCATGGCTCAATACTCTTCGCAGCCATGCCGCCGGCTTGCGCGACGGCGTGCAGAACAGTCATGCCATCAACATATCGAAACGACCCAGGATTCCGAACCGGGCCAGTAATATAAATTGGCTGGTGCTCAATCTTGACGATATTCACGAACCCCTTTCTGCCGACCAAACTTTCGTACGAAGGAAGAATTATCGCCTCCACATCCGCCGGAGGAAGCCCTCGAACCGGGAAGCGTCCCAAAAGAGGAAGCGAAATCGTCCCGTCCGCTTCAACGACGTATTCGCCAGTGAGCTCGGGCCGCTGGTAAAAGTTCCAGGGAACCGTGCCCCGTGAGCCCGTCCA is a window of Rhizobium lentis DNA encoding:
- a CDS encoding glycosyltransferase family 4 protein, with translation MMRILMLSARYLPFAGGTETHVSEVASRLVRKGHAVTVLTGNPDGLLPAAETRDGVQIVRLKTFPRGRDWCFAPGVFRAVAEGDWDLMHVQGYHTFLAPLGMAAASRKGLPFVVTFHSGGHSSPFRTSIRRLQHRMLAPLAARAAQLIGVSRFEADLFSRSMAIARDRFIVIPNGARLPETSGRRPASPHDRPLIVSLGRLERYKGHHRALAAFHVLAQKFPDMRLRILGEGPYEAKLRQQVAELGLGNRVEIGAIPPADRSAMADLLSSAALVVLLSDYEAHPVAVMEALSVKAPVLTADTSGFRELAEEGLVRSVPLNALPDFIAREMLAAMDAGPISIETRLPDWNDCTDRLLVVYKRVLSHPQPELRTGPALLGDLKHHDRC
- a CDS encoding glycosyltransferase family 2 protein: MSIIEALESSHSSMPVQGPMFNLPRTSLVIPTLNEAENIKLLLPRIPTWVHEIIIVDGRSTDGTPDIARSMRDDVKIVLQPKKGKGIALRTGFEAASGDMIVMLDADGSMDPYEIILFVAALVAGADFVKGSRFMQGGGTSDMTVIRRFGNLGLTLLVRMLYGSSFSDLCYGYMGFWRRHVPLLRADCDGFEIETLINLRALKNNLKIMEVASFESERIYGVSNLRALPDGWRVLKTIFRERVSTPTGVQVLEQGIS
- a CDS encoding polysaccharide biosynthesis/export family protein, with the protein product MVFAAIVPLTAASEELPAPTKSVSVVTSGDTSARRPQLLRDVLRSGDKLDLAFYESLASVEDRWTGSRGTVPWNFYQRPELTGEYVVEADGTISLPLLGRFPVRGLPPADVEAIILPSYESLVGRKGFVNIVKIEHQPIYITGPVRNPGSFRYVDGMTVLHAVAQAGGMAAKSIEPWQSVEISRQIERLKAGLADLKRLASRTEVLRAKRDSVQIASIGTPVLGPDPDAQRLLDDEAWQRQLVTTSKDAQSSAYAKSVANAQADLDLRQARVGNYDATIRVRQDRLASIENLAKNKLVTSIELTRAQSELTESEDRKQQAVIDVESAKQRLAAAKQDVERDRIERKIEIEKSAADAERGLSTALKTTESDLEIFRSMVSSNDTADVEFEIVRPGPNGVIVEPATEETVLQPGDLIKVH